Sequence from the Kineosporia succinea genome:
GCGGACGGGCAGGTTCGTTGCGACGATCATGCGGGCACCGTTTCTTCGTCATCAGGGTCCGCAGCCGGGTCGGGCGCGGGTGGTTCGGGCTCCGGATCCGGCGCGGGCTCGGCGCCGAGCGGGCCGAGGTTCAGCGGGACGTAGTAGGCGTCGCCGCCCTCGATCGGGTCCCAGTCCTCGAGCGCACGGATCTCGTTGGGGGAGATGGAGCCGAGGTGGAACAGCTCGCGGTAGAAGGCGCCTCGCGCGGCGGTATCACCGCGGAGCAGTCCGGCCCGGGTGTACTTCGCGTAGACCGGTTCCGGGCGGATGGTTTTCGTCATCCGCTGCTCGACTCGCACCAGGTACCGATCGAGCGTGTAGGTGATGAACCCGCGGTTCTGCGTTTCGATCCCGGTGCCCCAGCTGGTGCTCTTCTCGGTCTGCATCAGCATGTGCGGTGGGATCCCGTACCACCGGGCGATATCGGTGATCTGGAATTCGCGGGTCTCGAGGAACTGTGCGTCGGCAGGCGCGATCGTCAGCTGCGTGTAGGTCGCTCCCGACCCGACGACTCGGATGTCGTGCGCGCCGTCGAGGCCTTCGTGGGCGCCCATCTTCCACAACGCCTTGAGCCGGGTGGCCTCGGCCTGGTCGAGGCGCTGCTCGGTCTGCAGCATGCCGGTCGCGAGGCTGCCGTTTCCGAAGAACGTGCCGCCGAACTCTTCGGCGGCCATGCCCAACGCGATCGCCTGTCGCGCCATCCGGATCGGCGAGCAGCCGACCGTGCCGTCATACCCGAAACCGGGGATGTGCAGGATCGTCTTGTCGGAGCGGATCGCCCGCGGGTCGGTGTTCCCGTCGAGGACGTACATTTTCGTGCCGTCGTCGGCCCGGCCGGCCTTCACCCGGTTCGGGTTGATCCACCACAGCTCGGCCAGCGCCCCGGCCTGGTTGTGCAGCTTCATCAGGTACGCGTTGCCGTGCAGGCACAGTGACCCGTAGACCAGCTCCCACAGCTCGTACGGGGTCAGGTCCGGGTGCGGGTTATCGAGCAGCGCAGCGGCCCGGCCTGAGCTCAGCGGCTGCCGGCTGCTGCCCTTCTTGCTGTACGCGTGCAGCGGCAGACCCGCGCACGTGCCCGAGATCAGATTCACGGCCTGCCAGACCGCTGACTGTCCGAGCGCGCTCTTCTCGGTCACCGGGCGGCCTGTGAACGTGCCCGGGGCTCCGCCGATCATCGTCACGATGGCGTCGGAACTGATCGGCACGGCCGGGTTCTGCAGGCTGGCCCGGGGCCCGCGCAGGGTCGCCGCGGCGCGGCTGATGAGATCCATGATCAGCCCTTGCTCTCGTCGGCGGCCGAGGCCTCACGCTCCGGAACCCGAAGACGCAGCTGCAGCCGGACCCCCGAGAGCGCGAGCGACAGGAACAGAGCGACGCAGGCCCCAGCCAGCAGCGCCCAGCGGGCGCCGAACGTCGCGGCGAACATGACCAGCAGCGCTAGGCCGAGCACCTGCAGCGGGGTCGAGAACTCCACGGTGAAACCGCCTTCCGTCAGTAGAGAATCGAGCCGGTGTCCGGGTATCGGCGCAGTCCCTCAAGGGCGAGCGTGCTGGCGTACAGCGGGCTGATGTCGCCGCCGGACTTGCGCCGGCCGAACCGTGAGCGGCCGTCGCCGGACGGGATCAGCACCGCGGCCGCCAGGGCGCCGGTCAGCTCGGCCTGTCCGGTGTGGCGCAGCTGCTCGGTGACGATCGCGTCGTGCATCGACCCGACCGCGTTGGCCACGTCGCCCTGGTCGAGCACCTCGACCGGGCACACCCCGCCGAGCGCGGTCTGCAGCCGCTCGAGCTTGTTCGCCAGCGGGCCACCGCCGTCGAGAACCACGCAAGTCGCGCCCTTCTCGCGGGCGATCTTCGCGGCTTCGTCGACGGCCCATTCGGTGCCCTCGCCAGCACGGATCAGCTGCGTCATCGGCAGCCCGTCAGCGCGCGCGCCGGCGTAGGCGACCGACGCCCGGGAGCGGTCCGGGGCGGCGTCGAGCGCCAGGGCCGGCGGCCCGATCCGGGTCGAGGTCTCGTCTTCGCAGGCGAACCAGGACAGCTTGGGGATGCACCAGTCAGCGTCGTCGAATTCATCGCTCCACTGGTTCAGGTACGCCCTGCGGAACGCCGGCAACCCGCCCTCGATCGTCTCGAACTCGTGCCGGATGTCCTCGATCCGGATCGTGTGGCCCAGCGCGGGCATGCACGCCCACCAGGTAGCGGGGTCCTCCGGATCAGCGTCTTTCGGCGCCGACCACTCGAAGTAGGCCGTACGCGACGAGCGCCCCAGCTCGGTGATCGCACGGCCCCGGGCCACCTTGCCCTTCAGGTAGAGCGACTTCGCGGTGCCAGCGGTGCTGACCGCCCAGAACTGCGCGTTGCGCCGCGTGATCATCGCGGGCCGCCAGGCCTCCTCGACCCTGGCGTCGACCTGAGCGAAAGCTTCGTCGAGGGTGCCGTCGTCGAGCGTCTTCCCGTGACCGGACTCGGCTTTGGTGGCAATCGGCCCGAACGTCGAGCCGGACTTGAAACGAATCCTCTCGCGGCCGGTGGTCCCGATCTTCCGCCAGCGGCCCTGCATGATCGGGACCGCCGCGAGGTCCTCGCAGAAGTCCTCTTCCCACTTCGAGCGGGCCGCGATGCCGGTCTGCGCGGCGTACAGCATTGTCTGCCGGCCGCCGAGCAGGTGAGCAGCCTCGGCCCGCCACACCACGCGGGGGAGCGTGACGGTGGTCTTGCCGGACTGACGCGGCACGGTGACCACGACGTCGCGGTAGGCGAGCTCGCCGGTGTCCGGGTCGATCTCGAGCGCGACGTCGAGCACGTGCCGCTGCCACGGCATCTGCCGTTTGCCCATCCGGGCCGACACCCGGGCCACGGTCGGGCCCCACGTCGCCCGCTCAGGACGCCTGCGAGTTCCCCACGCCGGGGGGCAGATCGCCAATGTCGAACGGGTCGTCACCATGGGCCGCACCGCCCTCGGCGTCGTCCGTGCCATCGAGGGGCGGCGAGCCCGGTGGCAGCGTGGTCGGCACCTCGCCGAGGCGGCCGGTCACGTCCATGAGCGCCTTCACCGCGGCGACCCGGTCTCGGACCTCTTCGGCCTCGTCGACGTCGCGGGCGAGGCGCTCAACGGCCGCGCCGAGCAGCTGCGCCATCGGGTGTCGCGAGTCCAGCGTCTCGAGCGACGCGCGCGCGGCTTTCAGCACCGGCCCGGGCGCCTTCGCCCGGGGCTTCCGGGCCCCGCCCGTCCCGCCAACCGATCGCACCGCCACGCCGGCCCCCGTTCAGTAGAAAAAAATGTCGACGGTGTTCGGGGTCCCGGCCGGGGGCCCTGAACTTTCGGGGTGCCCCCGGGTCAGCGCGCCTCGAGCTCGATCACGTCCGGGATGTGCGTGAACTGCAGGTGGTAGGCGCCCGCGATGTCCCATTCACCTTGCTGCACCTCGAGATCGGGCAGTGAGAGCAACAGCTTGGCGAGTTCGTGCCCGGTCATCCCTGATCTCCTCACCAATCGTCGAGGTGGACGTCGAGCGGGCCGCGAGCAGCTGCAGCTCGAGCACGTCGCTTGCTGTTGGTGAGGCCGGCACCGGCTGACCGGTTGCATCTTGCGTGGGCGGGCCGCACGTTGTGCGGGTCGGTGGGGCTGCCGCCCTGGTCGCGGGTCAGGATCTCGTCGAGGTCGTAGGACCAGGGCGAGGTGCGGGGGAGCCACCAGGCGATCGCTCGGGTGCGCATGAGGCAGCGTGGTTTCTCGCATCCGCGGCCGGCCTTGACCTCGATCAGGATGGCGGCGCGGAGCTGCTTGCGTGCGTACGTCTTGAGGGCGGGGTCGCCTGTCGTGCGGGTCCGCTTGGTGGGCAAGGGATTTCACCTCGCTTGTCCCCGGACGCAGAGACGGCGCTCAGCCACGGGGGAAGCTGAGCGCCGTACGGCGGGCCGACGGGGGGATGCAGCCGCGCCGCTCTGTTGTGACAGATGATCGGTCAAGGCGGCGTTTGACGTCAATTCGGATCGTCGAATGTCGTTGGGTGACGTTGGCTACGTTTCGAGGTAGCGAACGTCACCAGCGTCGATCCAGTCCTCGAAGAGCGGGTCGTTGGGTTCCATCTGCCACCGGATCTGTACGGCGTCGGGGTTGTTGGTCCAGGCAATTGCGATGCAGCCGTACTCGCGCGGTTCGGTCCATTGCTTGCCCTTGCCGGTCTGCGTGATGTCGGGGAACCGTATGCCGGCGAGCACGGGCAGCGGTGGGTCGTAGACGTTTACGGTCTCGCCGGGGGTGGCCCGGCGGATGCGTGGGAATGCGGGCATGAGGAGTCCTTTCGAGGGTGCCCCGGCGGCGCCAGACGCCGGGGCGGTGGACTCGACCCGCGGTCAGGGTACCGGCTGCAGGATGACGGCCGCCCACAGACAGAGGATCCAGGCACCGACGTTGGCCGGGAACCGGTATCGGCCGGGTGACCAGGGGCCCCAGGCAGCCAGGGCGCACCAGCAGAGGTAAAGGAAGATCAGGGTCACGGCAGCAGGCTCAGCAGGGCCTCGAGCACCAGGTCGGGTTGTGCGAGGTGCGACCATTCGTGCGGGCCAACAGGTATAGCCCCTTGCTGAGCGAGACCCACTGCAATGACGGTGTTCTCGACCGCCTCATCGGGTGTCGCTCCGATGCCGAGGGATATGCCGGTGTGCCGGGCCCGAAAGTAGAAGAACTGGCCGTTGGAGAGGGTGCCCTCGATTTGGACGGGGGCGGTGGCACATGTGGTGCGGCGTTCGGTGATGGACAGAGGCATTTGGGGGATCTCCTTGTTGGTGAGAGCAGGTCAGACGCCGAGGCTGGCTTTGGGAGCTCCGTACAGGCCGAGGCCGATCCTGCGGGCGTCCGCGACGCTATACAGGGCCCGCGCGTAGTCGTCGGTGCCCAGGCGCCGCACGGTGACGCGCTCGCGGCCGAGTAAGGGCGGCCGGCGGTCGACCAGGGCGCCGCGGCTGGCCCATTGCCGCACTGTGGACGGGGTGACCTCGCGGGCATGCCGGGCGGAGAGCCAGGCCGCGATATCGGGCCCGATCGCGGCCACCTCGCCGGACAGGTCGCCCGCGAGCACCTGCTGCCACTCGTCGATGCTGCGGGTGGCGCCGCACCCCCTGCAGGTGGCCGGGCCGAGGCCTTCGGCGCGCACCATCACGCCGCAGGTCGGGCACTCGCCCAATGCTTGCCCGGGCGGGCCCGACGGGTAGGCCCGGCGTCTGGCCCGGCGCAGGGCGTCGTCGAGCTGCTCGACGAACGTGGCGGCCTGGTCGACGTCGGCCAGCAGCAGCCGGTAGTGCTCGAGGATGTACCGGTACGCGCCCGTGCGCACGTCCCAGGCAGGGGTGCCGTGGTGGTCGATCAGGTAGCGCACCCACTTGAGCACCAGATCTCGCAGGTCGTGCCGCTCGGACAGAGCGGCGTCCGAGGCGGGGGACCGGACCTCGGCCAGCGTGGTCGGTGTCCGGTCTCGCACGGCGTCCTCGAGGGACGGGCCGCCGCCGGCCCGGGGCCGGGTCGGGGTGAGCAGATCTACCCGTAGCGCGGGTAGCTCGGTCAGGTGGTCCTCGGTCCGCAGTCGGCAGGGGGTGCAGACCAGTAGCGGGGGCTCGGCGGGCCGGGGCGCGCAGCCCCGGCACCGCTCGTCCTCGCAGCCGAGCACGTGTTCGCCCTTGAGCGGGTGCCACGTCTCGACGACGCAGTGCAAGGTCACGCAGAGGCTCCGGTCGGGGTGCGGGTGGCCAGGGCGGCGGTTGCCTCGAGGCGGTTGGCGATGCTGGCGGCGTCGAGGGCGGTGTCGGGATCCTCGCGGGCGATCATGGCGGCCACGTCGCGGGTGGTGTCGGCCAGCGCGCCGAGGACCGCGGCGACCTTGCCGACTGCGCGCGGGCACCAGCGTTTGTGCTCGCCGGTGCCGCTGCAGCCCTCGCAGAGTGCCTCGGCGGCCGAGTGGTCGCCGGTGGTCTCGGCGTAGGCCTGCCAGGCCGCGGTGCGCTCGGCTGCGATCTCGGCGAGCTCGCGCACCAGCGCGTTGTGCTTCTCGATGAAACCGTCGAGCAGGTGAGGCCGGATGAGTGTCCAGTCCCAGGGGTCGCGATCGGGCCCGTGCCACTCGACGTGGAGCTGCCCGTCGGGAAGGGCCGTCACGGACGCGCTGATCTCGCGAAGGCGCTGCGCCTCGGTCTTGAGCCGGGTCAACTCGTTCTCGTGGTCCATCTCGAAGCATCGGCGGGTGAGCGCGCTCTGCTCGAGAACCGCCGAGGCGATGTCCCGGCGGCCCTGCGCGCTCGCGGCCAGGTATGCCGCGATCCACTGCCCAGGCGTCGGGGTGGCGCCCTCGACGAGCGCGGTCTCATCTGCGCCGGCCTTGAGGCGCTCGTTTTCGGTTCGCAGACGGTCGTTTTCGGCGCGAAGCTCGTGCCACTGCAGGCGGCTCATCGTTGATTCTCCTCCGTGGTTGCGGTTGTGGCGTAGGTCAGTTCAGCGCGACGACAGCGCGGCGCTGAGGCTCGAGCTGGATGGTGTGCGCGGCGACGTGTAGGGCCTGGTCGAGGTACTCGCGCCAGCGCATCTGGTCGACCTCGGCCTCGCGCATGACCCGGCTCATCCGGTCGTGGTCGCCTTCGGCGCGGGCGGTGGCGAGCCGGCCGAGCCAGTCGATTGCGGGGTGCTGTGAGGCGCCGCGGCCGTCGATCTCGTAGAGCCGGAAGCACGCGGGGCCGGTGTGGCCGGCGAGCCCGTTGGCCTCGAGCACGGCGTCGACCCACACGAGCAGCGAGACCTGCTCAGCGCGGTGGCCGAGGCCTCGGATCATGCGCAGCGACCCGGCGGCGCCGTCGTGGTCGCCGACGCGGGCGGCCTCGAGGGCGACGGCCGCGCAGCGGCGCCAGAGTGTCAGCATGAGGGCTGCGGGCTGTTCGTGGCGTTCGGACATCAGACTGCCTCCATGCGGCGGGTGTGGGGCTTGCAGGTCGGGCAGGGGCGGGGAATGCCGGTCTCGGGGTGGTCAGGCAGCCAGCCGCGGTCGCAGCCGCTGCAGCCGAGTACCGGCTTGGGTCCGGGGCGGGCGGCTCGTTCAGCTGCCTTGGCCAGCCAGCCGAGCAGGGCGGCCGAGGGGCTGCGCAGGTCGGTGTCTGCGTTGCGGATGAACCAGTTCCGCAGCTCGGCGTCGAGGTCTGCGTCGCCGGCGGCTGCCTGCCACATCGGAATCAGCTCTTGCGCCGTCGTCTTCGCGTCGCGGGCGTCACCAAACAGACGACGACAGACCAGCTCGGCCATAGAGGGGTTTGGGTGAGGGTGAGGGTGAGGGAAAGGGGGTTCGCCCGTGGTCGAAGCAACGACGAACGATTCGCGAAGCACTTGCTTCGTTTTGGGCGAAGCACTTGCTTCGGGTTTGCTTGCCGACTTTCCGCGTCGGGTCGTGCCTGACGCCCTGCCGCCGGCCCGGCCCGACGCCTCGCGCTTCGCTCGCCGGTCGAGGATTTCCTGCTTGGACTTCTGATAGTCGAACCAGTCGTGGAAGATCAGCTCGCCCTTGCCCGGGATCCCCGGGCACGAGTCGTCTGGGTGGTCACACTGCGAGTCGGGGCCGTGCCACAGGCCGGAATCGATCAGAGCCTTGATCTGCGCTGGTCTTCCTCCCTTTTCGACGACCAGGTCGCGCGAGATCGCGCCGTCGGTCATCTGCCGCGCCGACCAGTTGCCCATCAGCGTCCAGAGACCGACGACCTGCAGCCGCGAGGTGCGCGGGATGCTGAGCACCTTCGGGTGCTCGGAGAAGGCGTCATCGATCATGAACCAAACCATTTGTCAGACGTCCTCTTTCAGGGTGAACAGCGCGCTGGCTGTCCGGGTGGTTGTGGGGCCCGCTGTGATTGCGAGCAGAGCTGCCGCCGTGCTGGTGCGGACTCGGACGGGTGGCCCCTTGGTGCGCAGAAGACGGGCGATGGTTGCCAGGCCGACACCGGAGCGTGCGGCGATGGTTGTCTGCCAGAGCCCCGCGCTCATCAGCTGTCGCAGGTGCTGACGGACAGGCTCTGCGTCGGCGTACTTCTGCCAGGATCCGTGCGCGAGCTGGGTGGTGCGGTCGCGGTGGTAGGCGGTGTGCGCGTCACGGCAGGGCCTGCAGCGGCACCGGTCGCTCACGTAC
This genomic interval carries:
- a CDS encoding phage portal protein — protein: MDLISRAAATLRGPRASLQNPAVPISSDAIVTMIGGAPGTFTGRPVTEKSALGQSAVWQAVNLISGTCAGLPLHAYSKKGSSRQPLSSGRAAALLDNPHPDLTPYELWELVYGSLCLHGNAYLMKLHNQAGALAELWWINPNRVKAGRADDGTKMYVLDGNTDPRAIRSDKTILHIPGFGYDGTVGCSPIRMARQAIALGMAAEEFGGTFFGNGSLATGMLQTEQRLDQAEATRLKALWKMGAHEGLDGAHDIRVVGSGATYTQLTIAPADAQFLETREFQITDIARWYGIPPHMLMQTEKSTSWGTGIETQNRGFITYTLDRYLVRVEQRMTKTIRPEPVYAKYTRAGLLRGDTAARGAFYRELFHLGSISPNEIRALEDWDPIEGGDAYYVPLNLGPLGAEPAPDPEPEPPAPDPAADPDDEETVPA